The DNA window atttcttagtttcaacgtcagtgagaaggtccaagggatacagtaaacctgaagtgaagcatcggaatctaaaactggtctcacaggaaaggctcaaatcattgaatgtaagaagagtctgtcttcttgaacttaagacggcattgtgccttttgtatttaattctgatgccatttctgggtttcatcgtccataagaaggtccaagggatacagtaaacctgaggtgaaacatcggaaactaaactggtcacacaggaaaggtccaaaacatagccagtaagaagagtcagtcctcttgtacttaagtaagcattgtggcctttgtatctaatttcgatgcaatttctgtgtttcatcgtcaataagaaggtccaagggatacagtaaacatgtattgaatcatcggaatctaaaactggtcccacaggaaaggctcacataatagaatgtaagaagagtcagtcttcttgtccttaagtcggcattgtgctttatctatttaattccgatgcaatttctgtgtttcaacgtcattgagaaggtccaagggatacagtaaacctgaagtgaagcatcggaatctaaaactggtctcacaggaaagtctctaagcatagacagtaagaagagtcagtcttcttgtacttaagtcggaattgtgcctcttgtatttaaatccgatgcaagttctgtgtttcatcgtcaatacgaaagtccaagggatgcagtaaacctgaagtgaagcatcggaatctaaaactggtctcacaggaatggctcaaatcatagaatgtaagaagagtcagtcctcttgtacttaagtcgacatagtgccttttgtatttaactccgatgtagtttctgtgttccatggtcaataagaaggtccaagggatacagtaaacctgaagtgaagcagcggaatctaaaattggactcataggaaaggttcaaatcgttgccagtaagaagagtcggtcttcttgtacttaagtcggcattgtgccttttgtatttaattccgatgcaatttctgggttttatcgtcaataagaaggtccaagggatacagtaaatctgaggtgaaacatcggaatgtaaactggtcacacaagaaaggtccaaaacatagccagtaggaagagtcagtcctcctgtactgaagtcggcattgtggcacatgtatctaatttcgatgcaatttctgtgtttcatcgtcaataagaaggtccaagggatacagtaaacatgtattgaaacatcggaatcaaaaactggtcccacaggtaaggttcaaagcattggcagttagaagagtcagtgttcttgtacttaagtcggcattgtgccttttgtgtttaattccgatgcaatttgtgtgtttcaccgtcaataagatggaccaagaaatacggtaaacctgaaatgaagcatcggaatctaaaacaggtctcacaggaaaggttcaatacatagacagtaagtggagtcagtcttcttgtacttaagtcggcattgagccttttgcatttaattccgttgcaagttctgtgtttcgtcgtctaaaggatgttccaagagatacagtaaacctgaagttaagaatcgatatctgaaactggtctcacagcaaaggttcaaaacaaatacagtaagaagagtcagtcttcttgtacctacgttttcattgtgccttttttatttaattcagatgcaatttctgtgtttcaacgtcaataagaaggtccaaggaatacaattcacctgaagggaagcatcggaatataaatctggtctcacaggaaaggttcaaagtatagacagtttaagagtcagtcctcttgtactcaagtcggctttgtgccttttgtatttaattccgatgcaatttctgtgtttcatcgacaataaaaagttccaagggatacagtaaacctgaagtgaaacatcggaatctaaaactgttatcacaggaaaggttaaaatcatagaatgaaataggagtcagtcttctggtacttaagtcggcattgtgccttttgtatttaattctgatgcaatttctgggattcatcgtcaataagaaggtccatgaaatACACTACATCTGAAGAgaaacatcgatatctaaatctcgtctcacaggaaaggctcaaaccatagaatgtaagagaagtcagtcctcttgtaattaggtcggcgttgtgccttttgtatttcattccgatgcaatttctgtgtttcatcgtcaataagaagctcccaggtttaacgaaatcggtcgtaatgaatgggattgatttgaaatttcgttaaagaaaaataataaaatttatcttttgcttttaagttaattttctttcgtgcgaactttgttgtagaaccactctcttattttcgtgtggtaataaaaaaattttacttacttaattattacgtacatttaaagaaaaaataatatttacgtgaactcatttgaactggttaagaatattaggttgagaattgggtcctttaaatcattcggccttggcatacactttcctgatgcagtggattttttgttaaatatttttactgaattttatcccggcactagccatagaacacaggattacctctattagcagaaaatgttttaaatattgccaagccgacatttatcactgatcaaacctacttcattacacatatgagatattttgaaagaaccaaactgtttaaatttcaatgttaactaacattagctatccgcctacgaatgcacaaacgtataattaattcaaattttatcagccacaggatcactgaaaaagaagaacaatttcttaattcaccattgatttttatgcatctgttcccgatttacgggtttgctattgttggtcgcggcacagcccagcaacaccgctaaaaaaaatgctgaaaaattcttaaagaaattttatagatgatgtgggcaagctaatttacataaataattcacactttttataaactctaatatatttagatcaaacaacaatacaactcacattaattcgtaacgcatcgtctaatggcggctaagtccagacagagacaaaagaagtctacccattcgtaaaaaactctttcacagtgtcctaccgcaatgacttctgaacagagaagaccaaagaatacataatgcattgtgcttaaatagtattgctgactattaacatttctttgcaaattgacgatattattctcttctggcaacatatcgctgctatcgcaaatactgacacattttacaatcacataataaatacagaaaaaattcctatcctaaatacagacaaatattacaacaaaaaatataaggagaataacaaatgtcttttacaccacattcagtaatatttttgttcaataattacgatatatacaacttgcccagagcggcgtatatggtacaaataaactctttttttttttttttaataacgtgagtttgccagggaacgttacattgccccctggcagcatttggcaaagagtttttacactttgacacaatggtgccagtaacgttctttacacttgtaaattttacggaatggcacttttatttagtcccaggattatataagttcatggctcccccatttgggcgtaggcaaacaggaaacctgggcaaaactgtgccggagcccagccatcccagttggttcatggtcatttgaattaaatgcagttattcatttgaattaaattcagttcgtcacaaacggttacacaattacacaagatcacagtcacatacagttcgactgaagtattttgtgtgtgatactattattcttgtgatacactacaaggtcacttgtcctacgtagtaaatgttcaatgtttatcgaaatgaagtcattgacatgttattcagtttatgtgaacataaaaaaaatcaataatgctgtatttggtgagcggtgcggagtgattgttgagcggcgctcggcgcggcgcgctgactccgtgtaggtcaccgcccccggcgttgacagctacggcgcggaggggcgtggctgtctgtctggtctgctacgggctgctgcggccgctgcatagctgatgtagccggatgcgcgttggatatccgctcgcccgtgcgacgttttcttgcagtgctccaggaaacatgcaacaagttcagaaacagtgtactatccttataggcatttttcctgctgtgggaaagaacgcacacagttagtggcagaTATTACTCAGTAGGCcatcactagtctggtttgcacaatgtttcgttgtcacagtaacatgttttatgggcatacaatatttttcaccatgtcatgacttgtcattagtcacacgcaagttttcaccttaggacaaaatgtatcttcgtagtccatgcgctttcctagcgtcccttgacacacaaagagttaaagtttgacactagcttgatccaccgtccgttatcggttcactgttcgtgtcgtgctagttccttgtccacttgcacacacggcgatgatacagttttttatcacttatacacaactattccgtgacgtattgctgcatgtttaacagtcactgtctgtctctgccgcacaatactgcacttttgtttaagttcctttatttttatttacaatgtccgctgtgcaatttttttttttttttttttttttttgtaatagcacattcgtaactctttaccaaggtgtgatatttgcgtacatggtaacaaaatattaaaatttggtattagtttgcccaaaagtcatctatattcgtgttcgagtagattttatttgtgcattccagccggattcaggcatattgttcaataactcctttgaactcatgtcacactttactatcaacgtcctacgtaactacagtgtagtctctgtaggcaaaaattgacttggactgtatctggctagctcttttttactgtttgaatctgcacatgcttcaattgaagcttctttgtgcgtaactttgcattacataaatttgcaacaagtttgcctcccgtggtgccctcgggtcactactgggtgcattattttctctaataacattggttagataataaagttctcagggcctcatattattgatattattctgggttcgaatctgtcaatctgacagctacacatatatacatacatacacataatagagaagattgtgccaagaaatatttcaaatttgggcacatagaaaattatgtagtacactaactaatcattactaaaatgttctttttgattgaactctgtcacagcttaacactacaaataattgcactaatcagattatctgtgcaaacatttagagcatgttctagataacacaaattaaaagagtacgtaacacaaatatccatacacatgagaaagtcaatcatactcttataactaaacacttctacactagtacattatctctaaagatcacacatcattaatgttcattatttacaaaagaatggtgtccacataggactattagtcttttactgtaggaatgcttttacatccttacgcggatacagtccccgtactctccctgagtggggatctgctaagagatagctacactcatgtggcacacttactactctaaaaggtccattgtacaccaattgccagttgctattctgtttcaaggatgctgaggacttaggatgattgcgtaagagtaccaagtccccaacactaaatttttggttattcgtcacatgtcgattatatttttctttccttttctgagcgcacctggtaaggttgcaccctgcttttcttatcttctcttccttaggctcaggaatgactgggaccttaggcaaaggtgccagccactcattcaaaactctattattattcattataatttcgtttggtggataccccgtagaagcatgcggggttgcgttgtgaacttctacaaacttaggtatcagatctggccatcttgtgtgtttatatgcaatgtataacccgaaaaatttatttaactctccaaatgttctctctactaaacttgcttgtgggtgaaaacgggaaattagtatatgctttatatcttgttcatgtaaatagtttttccaggtatggcctgtaaaataggaagcattatccgatatcatcgcttcaggcttacccacttgtgtaaaatattccttccctaaccatttaactattccacgagcagtggctgatttaaggcagtatatttttaaatatttagagaaaaggtcatacaccgctaaaatgtacttcaatccacccctggctcgtgggtagggtcctgctatgtctatagatactaactgaagtggtcgatgaggcactataggatgcagttcaaaccttgtggacttattttgaaacttagctttttggcacagaggacaagtcctgataatggtgcgagtctgctggcttatccccttaaaataacagaatttggacaaaatccttattgtcttgcctatcccagcgtgaccccatgctaaatgcgtgtgccacactacagctgggatagcctgttgtggtatacacacgactccatggtcatttgacacacctgttttataatacagaatattatctactattttgaaattgtgaacacttttaagattggttccttctttaattttactaatgatatctcgccaaatcggatcagtttcctgcaatatggacatatttttacacatacgtaaaaagtccctcctatgtaccttatcttgtactaatagtattcgatattcctccgattgtcccaaaatatttgacattgaggattgccctagtggaagcctcgacgaggcgtctgctacaacattgtcttgtcctttaaggtacatgattttaattttatattcctgtaatgctaacctccatcttagcaagcgggtatggtataatttgcaagtcattaaatagctcaaagcctggtggtcactgaatactttgacttctttaccatagatgtaatagttaaatttctttaccgcccaaaccactgcaagagcctctaattcggtagcggaatatgctctctcgcagctgtttagtgtgcggctggcaaatccgattacattgattgttgtggggtcgttgctcctgtcccactgaaataaacacgcgcccagaccgtatgaacacgaatctgtcgctatacaaaaatcttttgtcatgtctgggtgtcgcagtatgttggcgttcaccaaggcatttttgatagcgtcaaatgcgcgttgacattcttctgtccacacccagtgcgcatttttacgcaacaggctcattaaagattcgttattcattaattggtttggaacaaaccgtctaaaaaaagatgctagacctataaatgctttgagctgtttcttagttctcggactaggaaacccacgaattacatcaagttttttgctgtcaggcttgatgccttgtggtgttattatgtgacctagaaatttaatctgattacgtccaaatttggctttatcaagattcgctgttactcccgcttgcttaaacctttctaagactttactcagtagttctacgtgctcctcccaggtggcagtggcaatcactagatcgtctacatacactgttaccctttgcagcaaatccggacctaaaaccgcgtcgagggctgttataagAACTCCTGTACTTACATTtaggccgaaaggtagtaccctaaattggtagctccttcccccaaatataaatgcagtatatttcctcgactcgggtgtgagcaggatttgccagaaagaacttctcatatcaatagatgtcaaatattgcactccatgaaatttttgaatttgctcatcaaggttttccggatgagtcctaacaggtacaataatttcatttatgtctctcgcatctagtactaaccgtacctgtccgtctgcttttgctaccgccaccaaaggtctactataaggggacaaagacggttctattattccccactcgatcagttttcttatttctttagctactatttccttcttggaccaaggaatggagtatgaggctcgacagtaagttttgtgaggctttacctcgatattgtactgatatcccttaacaattcctggtcgttctgaaaatacatctgcataattagataataactgtaccaaatcctgctgttgcatagagttcaaatttccggactgtgatactttgttcacaagtgcgtccacatttgcttttaattgatcatcttgtacgtcaggataatagagattctgacctagacaatgattgtctatatgtagtatccactgattcctacaccttatgttaatagcgttacaattaggtacaggtacctcttcagatctgagcatggacaattctattctcctaccagcattcatcaagcttaattttccccgagaaaggtcgattattgcgtccctttctctcaaaaatctacccccaaaatgcaggctacctttaaaccctttactaccaggaatgagcacgctatggcttctccccctatatacatctctacccgcacttggagtttaattatttgtcgctgtgcactgatggctccagagactttacaattgttcacaggaaaagtcagcatacgcttttctttccccagtactctgaataagtccatactcatgacactgacagtagcacctgtatctacgattgcttgcacatcaatattgttaattttgatctctattatctcttgtactttgtctttgtgctcctttacgcacgtggatggttcagttattaattcatctcccatctgtaccccgtcattatacctaaggatacagattttgttcggtgttttgttctgtgtcgggctgctctcactccaaacctcagccgacgatggagagcgtatctcggctgcatctagtttgttgaattattgctagtggatgggcgtggctgctctgtgtcactgacctccactatgtgcacgttgtgttgcgtcggccgccacggttgcgcaattggcgcattttgtggtggcggtcggttattgtcatatctatcactgttttgccggtccggactgggcctctggttctgcggccaagttcggtttgcatcattataagtattagtgttgctcggccccctggcatttttccatctattattgcttggtgggcctgtctcataccggtcatcgaacctccttttccggtcattattcaccggcggactattgccgttccggtctctacctctatttccgttttgtgcatactcctgtctcctattattacctccgccgtttccattacttggtggaggcgtgttatttctaccatttctataaccatttccgttacttctagcctgttcagaggctgccttaacgtcctcctgaatcaggtcaattgagtccagaacagacaagaaatgttccatatcattttcaggcacgtgtataagtttttcctttacatgtatcggcaagtgtgatttcaaaagcctgatcaaatcccgggatgaaatctgttcgtcccagtaacgggtcttattaatgtacttctcgaaatattttcgcaaattgcctagtcgtggagaatacggctctggattatatacctccttccgtaatctctcctggatacatgttgaccaatatttggccaagaatgctttttcaaattgctcatatgtatcgcaactgtcagctgcttcggttgcccataatgcagcatctccttgtatgtaggacataacgaactgtattttctgggtatgactccaaacgctaggcaaaatgtttctaaatcccttgataaacactacagggtgaacagatttcttctccgttgtaaagatctgaaactgtcggttcctaatcacgctttcttcaatcactactttggaatgacatttatttggttctcatacattggttgcctgttctgtcccgcagtcgcaattttttactgcagtatttatacgcctatcattgttggacctggctggcgtgacatacgcccgtgcctcgtcatgccgcaagctaagctccatctcggcaagacgacggtccacactccgctgccacagcggaatgtctttgtgcactatcctttttagatcttgcacatccgcacttgagcccacatctctggcctcaattgcggcgtgcactttctgatcaatttcttttatgacttcattttctactttgtgcacttgttcgatcactttgttctcaattacttgagttgtgtcaatttctagttgttcgaccctattagtcaggacactgatttcctctactatattggcgttagccacttgaacactatctactctttcgcttaattcttgcaccgttttgggtatggtttcatatttttgtttcaaactaacaatctcactttgcataacttctaaagtttgcatcaactgcaagtccctctcatgcaggcgtcggtcacgctctgcttgtttagcatcacgttctctatcgcgctctgcttgtttggcaaattcagctaccaatctctggtcacgctctgcttgttcagcatcacgttctctatcgcgttctgcttgtttagcatcacgttctctatcgcgttctgcttgtttagcatcacgttctctatcacgctctgcttgcacacgtacaaattcagcttggaaattgagcatgcgctcgaacataactcttaatgattgcacttctgacacctcaccactctctggtccgtgtccagtgcttgcggatggcacagtatttccgctatcaactgaatcactgggtggcaatggcaacatttcttgtccttctgcccccagattctcacattgtacttcctgaactacgtcactaacattactttgtgtcccactttccaactcggtatcactacttactgactgttgctcattatccatgttgatatctttctgactacgcagtctaaccatagtaaacaaaagaaataaaatctgaactaaatatcctaacactcaggtttcaatgacataatcacacaagaaatggacattaactaatacacacttactatatactacaatgactaactacctaaatgtcctgttattttaaaacaatttactaacaacaagcacaccactaatgatccgagaacactgcaatGAGGCTACTTTAccacccacaggacaactacactgtagctttaccttttggtgatctatcttgggtgcagctgcccctg is part of the Schistocerca piceifrons isolate TAMUIC-IGC-003096 unplaced genomic scaffold, iqSchPice1.1 HiC_scaffold_2243, whole genome shotgun sequence genome and encodes:
- the LOC124742237 gene encoding RNA-binding protein 25-like, with protein sequence MDNEQQSVSSDTELESGTQSNVSDVVQEVQCENLGAEGQEMLPLPPSDSVDSGNTVPSASTGHGPESGEVSEVQSLRVMFERMLNFQAEFVRVQAERDRERDAKQAERDRERDAKQAERDRERDAEQAERDQRLVAEFAKQAERDRERDAKQAERDRRLHERDLQLMQTLEVMQSEIVSLKQKYETIPKTVQELSERVDSVQVANANIVEEISVLTNRVEQLEIDTTQVIENKVIEQVHKVENEVIKEIDQKVHAAIEARDVGSSADVQDLKRIVHKDIPLWQRSVDRRLAEMELSLRHDEARAYVTPARSNNDRRINTAVKNCDCGTEQATNV